The Vitis vinifera cultivar Pinot Noir 40024 chromosome 16, ASM3070453v1 DNA segment aaagtaatcaTAAATATGTGACATATAAAGTTTATCTTGCATTCGATATGTTAGTCCAAAGACAGACatattgttttcaattttattattaatatttataaattaattttgtataaggATGCCAATTACAAGttgatatttttgtccaaagatTGAATATTGAtgtttgtgctaggtatcttATTATATGtccacatgcatatatatgttaaatttttatttattcatgtatgtgTGGTGATTATATGACTAATTGTgagctttattattatgaattcaaCATCTTCTATATCTGCAAATGTCAATAACATTCCTATGCTTCACGACACAAACTTTAAGAAATGGAAAGAGCATGTTATAATCGTGCTTGGGTACATGGATTTAGACCATGCATTAAGAGAGGATTGCCCTCCAGATCTTACTAGTGCCAACATTGCTGAACAAAGGTctactatggaaaaatgggagcgatccaatcgcatgagtctaatgataATGAAACACTCAAT contains these protein-coding regions:
- the LOC109124181 gene encoding uncharacterized protein LOC109124181 yields the protein MNSTSSISANVNNIPMLHDTNFKKWKEHVIIVLGYMDLDHALREDCPPDLTSANIAEQRSTMEKWERSNRMSLMIMKHSIPEDIRGAIHEETRAKAFLDQIAN